The Paenibacillus sp. RC334 nucleotide sequence GAAGAAGCAGGATGCTGCAAATGATAATGTTGAGCAGGTGCCGGTGGAAACTGTCCGATCGCCTCTGAGCTTAGCAAACTACCATTCCAAGTTGCATTCATTTCATCAATTATTGAAATAAATTCCATTGATTGAGAGTGAAGAACGTCTTCCTGTTCATCATCTGTTATTGTAATCATCGTGAGCAGAGCTTCAATCGACTGGCCTGCATCCTCTCCACCCATAGGCACAATGTAATGCGGATGCAGGTCAGGATGTACATGAGACGGAATGAAAGCAACGATCTTATCAACCTGATCTGCTCGAAATGGATGTACTTGTAGAAACAGATAGTCTTGCTCATCAACCGACACAAATTGAAGCAAAGCTTGTACATCAAAAGTGTTGCTAATCCACTGTTCAGCTTCCGTGATACTGGAAATCCATGATGTGTTATGGTGTGTGTCACAACGTTCAGCTTGCAACAAATCAGACAAACCACGAATAGTTTGATGTTGTAATACCTGATGGATTCCTAGATAGATACCTTTTTCCTGTGCTTTAGAGACAAGCAGTATAGCCTTTAGAGATTGACCTCCGAGTTCAAAAAAGTTATTGTCAATGCCTACCTTTTCCGCACCAAGCACCGTTTGCCAAAGCTCAACAAGTTGTTGTTCTAATGCATTTCTCGGGGCAACGTATTCTTCATTCCAACTACCTGTCCCTTTCGGTAAGGGTAGCGCTTTGCGGTCGATTTTCCCATTTGGGGTCAGGGGCATATACTGCAACTGCATAAGGTATGAAGGAACCATGTAATTGGGTAAATTTTTCAGCAACGTGTTGCGCAGTTCGCTTACACTTACTTCACGTTCTGCCACATAGTATGCGACCAGTTGGTCTGGCCCCTGTTCATCCGTACTTGCCAGCACAATGACCTCTTGTACAGACTCCATTTTCAAAATTTGCGCCTCGACCTCGCCCAATTCAATTCGATACCCTCGGATTTTTACCTGATGGTCGATCCGGCCCAAATACTCAATGTTGCCATCCGGCATCCATCTTGCCAAGTCACCCGTTCGGTACATCCGTTCATAACTTGCTTCTCCGCTACTAAACGGATTTTTCACGAATTTTTCAGCAGTCAACTCCGGACGATCCAGATAACCCCGCGCTAACCCCGGACCGGATACGCACAGTTCACCTGGTACACCCACCGGCGCTAGACGACCATGCGCATCCACCATGTACACGCGATGATTCGGTATAGGACGCCCGATTGTAATCAGATCCTCAGCTCGCGGATCTTCAGACACGGACCATACCGATGTCGCGACCGAGTTTTCTGTTGGACCGTAAGCATTGTAATACGCCACTTTCTCCTTCCACTTAAGCACCAGCTCTATTGAGGCTGCTGAGCCTGCTGTGACCAAAATGCGTAAGTCTGGCATACGTGCTGGTTCCAGATACACCGTATAGGTAGGTGGGAGTGTGGCCACTGTAATTCGATGTTCCGACATGTACTTCTCAAACCACTCATAATTCAAAATCGTCTCTTGTGTCGGTACGTACAATGTCGCTCCACTGAATAGCCCCTGGAAGATTTCCCAGCAGGATGCATCAAACGAATAGCTGGCGAATAACAACACATGATCTGATGAGATAATCTGTAGCGTTTGATCAAAATACGTTTTCAGATTGGACAATCCTCGGTGTTCCAGCATAACTCCTTTCGGCTGTCCCGTGGTTCCCGATGTATAAATAACATACGCGAGGTTATTTGAACCACTTACCGAATCTAGGTTTGAACCATCCTTGTGATATATGGATGTTTTCCCATTCAGGACCAGCACCTGACCCTCAAACATCCCTTTTTCCACCAGATGACTTTGCGTCAACAGCAGTTTTGTTCCGGAATCTTCCAGCATGTATTGGATTCGCTCCTGCGGATACGTCGGATCAATTGGCACATAAGCCCCACCAGCCTTGAGCACTGCCAATATGCTTACGATCATCTCAATAGAACGTTCAACAAGTAAACCAATTCGCTGATCTGACTGCACTCCATAAGATCGCAGCGTTCTTGCCAATTGATTGGCGCGCTTATTCAGCTCACGGTAGGTCAACTGCTCTCCTTCGAAATACAAGGCGATCTGCTCTGGCGTCTGCAACACTTGCGCTTCAAACAAACCGTGAATCGTCTGCTCGTGCGCGTACTCTGCTGCCGTATCTCCCCAAATCGCCAGAATTTGTTCGCGCTCCTGCTCCGTCACAATGTCCAACTCGCGCACTCGAATGTCCGGTTTCGCCACCACTTGCTCCAGCAGCTGTACTAGATGGCCCTGAATTTGTTCTACACTCGTACGGTCAAACACCAATGCATTGTAGCTAAAGCTCATTTGGATCGTTTTTCCTGGCAACACCGCCAGATTAAAGTCGTCGGTCGTTGACTTGGCTACCTTTGCTGTCCATAGGCTGAGGTCGAATTCTTCACCATCACTCATATGCTCCACTTCTTCCTCGACCAGAACATCTGCAAAAATCACGCTATGATTGATCCAATCCTGAATGAGCTCAGATAGCCCCTGATTCTCATGGGGTGGATATGTGGCATGCACACGTGCATACTTGAGTAACTTTTCGTTTTGCTTCATTAATTCTGTGAACAAACTGTTTTCTCCGCCTTGGATACGCACAGGCATCGTGTTTATAAATGCCCCCGTCACTGCTTCTGTATTTGCCATATCAGCCGCCTGACCTACTAAATGTACGCTGCCGAACACAACGTCCTCAGTTCCGTTATATCTTTGCAGTAAAATCCCCCATGCCGCCTGTAGTAACGTACTGACCGATACCTCTTCCTGCTCGGCGATTCGTCGTATTCCGGCGGTCAGCTCCATACCCAGATCCAGGTTTACATACTCCGCCTGATATGTTGTCTGATTCTGCTTTTTAGCCTGCGGTAAATGGGCTTGTTCCTCGTACCCGGCCAGATAGTTGCTCCAGTAGCGTAATGCTTTTTGGCGTTCTTGATGCTCTTTCAGAACAGGCACCGTTTCTTCCGTTGTGACCCATTCCAGCTCTCCAAGTGATAGATCCGGGTTCACCACAACAGTCTCCACCAATCGTACAAAGTGGCGCGTCATCTGCTCTACTGTTTCCCGCTGATATAGCGATGTCGCATACTCTAATCCGAACTGAATACCCGCTTCTCCCTCACTGGCTTCCAGCGTCAAATCAAACTTTGCCGGGGCTTGCTCCATCCCATATGGACGGAAGCTCAGGTCAGCCAGCTTCAACTCGTTTTGCTCCGTGTTTTGCAACACAAACATCGTATCAAACAGCGGATTGCGGCTCATGTCACGCTTCACCTTCAGCTTGTCCACCAGTTCCTCAAATGGATAGTCTTGATGCTCATACGCCTTCAATGCATGTTTCTTCACATTCTCCACATAGCTACGGAATGTTTGCCCTGCGGTTGGGTAATTACGCATAGCCAGCGTCCCAACGAACATTCCAATGACTGGCTCCAGATCCGCATGCGGTCGGCCGGCTATCGGGCTACCTACAATAATATCCTCCTGCCCGGTGTACTGATGCAGCAATGCTGTATAGGCTGCCAACAGCACCATGTACAGCGTCGAGCCTGTTTCGGCCGCCAGCTCTTTCAGGCGCTGGCTGACCTTCCCGTCCAATTCGAATTCCACTGTAGCCCCTGCTGTACTTCGCACCTCTGGACGAGCAAAATCAGTCGCCAGGTTCAAGACGGGTAACTCACCATCAAAGGTGTCTAGCCAATACGCTTCCTGACGTTTTATCCACGCTTGCTGCGCTTCATTCTGCTGCCATACAGCATAATCCTTGTATTGAATTCGTAGCGGAGACAGCTCCTCACCGCTGTACAGACGTACAAACTCGTCGGTCAGCCCCCCTGCTGATACACCGTCCGAAATAATATGATGCATATCCAGCATTAAGAAATGCTGAGCTTCTTGCTTTGTTCCATGTTCCCCAAGGTCCAATAAAGCCACCCTCAGCAGCGGAGCCGTTTCTAAGTTGAATGAGCGCACAAAAGCTTGAATCCGCTCTTGGACTTTCTGGTTTACAGCCTGCGCGTGTGCTACATCGCGGGGGTCACCTTCTACCCGTATTTTCGCATATTCTACTTCGAACGACACCCCGTCCTCAATAAGCTGTACAGGCTCGTTCCCTATCATTTCAAAGCGGGTACGCAAGGATGCATGTCGTTCAATTAATTGACAAAACACCTCTTCCACACGCTCCACATTAAGCGGTCCACTTACCTGAAGCACAGCCGGCATATTATAGTTCACATTGTTCGATTCCAATTGTTGGAGCACATACATCCGTTTCTGTGCCGAGGACAGCGGATAGAACGAGCGCTCTTCTGCCAACGGAATGGACGCGTATGCCAGCTGATCCAAACCGTCCATCACTTCCGCCAACTGCTCAATTGTTGGAGCTTCAAAAATGCTGCGCAGTGGAAGCGACTTATTCAGTTCTTTATGAATTTTCGAAACCAGCGTCGTCGCTCGCAGAGAATGCCCACCTATTTCAAAGAAGTTATCTTTCACACTGACCTGCGCTAGATCTAAAATTTCCTTCCAGATCATCGCTAACTTCGATTCTACCCACGTCCTAGGTGCAATATGTTCTATTCCATCTTGCAATTTGCCCTCTGGTGCTGGCAGTGCCTTCCGATCAATTTTGCCGTTCGGGGTCAGCGGGATGTGCTCTAGTTGTACAAAGTACGTAGGCACCATGTAGTTTGGAAGCTCTTTAGCCAGCAAGCTACGTAATTCACTTGAGCTGACTTCCCGCTCCGCCACATAATAGGCGACCAGTTGGTTTTCTCCCTGCTTGTCCTCATGAGCCAGCACGACGGCCTTTTGCACATCTTCCATTTTCAAGATTTGTGATTCAACCTCGCCAAGCTCAATTCTGAACCCGCGAACCTTCACCTGATGATCAATACGTCCAATAAATTCCAGACTACCATCTGGATTCCAGCGAGCAAGATCCCCCGTTCTGTACATTCGTGTCCCCGGTGAAAACGGGTTGTTCACAAACTTCTCCGCTGTCAGATCCTCCCGATTCCAATACCCACGCGCGAGGCCTTCCCCTCCGATACATAATTCGCCAGGAATACCAACCGGCTGCAATCGACCCTGCGTATTAATGATGTATATTTGCGTGTTAGCGATGGGACGTCCAATATCAATCCGGTTCGCAGTCGTCAATTCTTGCACTGTCGACCAAACCGTCGTTTCCGTCGGACCATACATGTTATAAATACGCAGTCCGTTAATAGATTGCAGTCTGTTTAGAAGCTTCGGAGAAATTGCCTCTCCCCCGACTAAAACCTCCTGTACACCTTGTAGCGCATGAGCGCCTTCATCATGATCAAGTAGCATTTGCAGCCGGGACGGCGTCATTTGCAGCATATCGATATGATGAGTGGCGATCAACTCCCCAAGCTCCTGTGGGTCTGTCTGATGACGACGGTCACCAATTACAACTGTCATCCCACTAAGCAATGGCAGGATTGTTTCCAGCACGAAGATATCAAAGGAAATCGTCGTTAGCGATAAAATTGTTTTGTCTGCTGCGATGTCAAAGACTCCTTGCATCCCTGTTATAAAGTTCAGAACCGACCGATGCTGAAGCATGACCCCTTTCGGATTACCAGTCGAGCCTGACGTATAGATTACGTAAGCTAGGTGATCTGGCTGAGCGATTACTTCCAGATTCGTTGTTTCCCCTTGGTACAACTCTTCATCTTCAACAAAATAAGTGTTAGCACTATAGCTATGTCCTTCAACCAGATCACGGGAAGTTAAAAGTACAGTAGCTCCACTGTCTCCAAGCACATATTCAATTCTAGCTGACGGATATTCAGGATCAATCGGCACATAAGCACCGCCTGCTTTAAGTACAGCCAGCAGACCGATCATCATCTCTGCCGAGCGCTGTACCATCAAGCCTACCAATTTGTCGGGTCCCACCCCTTGCGTTCGAAGCACCCGTGCCAGCGAGTTGGCGCGCTCGTTCAGCTCGCGGTAGGTCAACTGCTCTCCTTCGAAATACAAGGCTACCTTCTCTGGCGTCTGTAGCACTTGCACTTCGAACAAATCGTGAACCGTCTGCTCGCGCGGAAACTCCATTGCCGTATTTCCCCATACCCTCAGGATTTGCTCGCGTTCCTGGGACGTCACGATATCCAGCTCATTGATCTGAATATTTGGGTTCGTCACCACTTGCTCAAGCAGTTGTACCAAGTGGCCTTGAATTTGCTTTACACTCGCGCGATCAAACGCCAGTGCATTGTATCCAAAGCTCATTTGGATCGTTTTACCTGATAACACCGCCAGATTAAAGTTGTCGTTCGTTGACTTGGCTACCTTTGCTGTCCATAGGCTGAGATCGAATTCTTCACCATCACTCATATGCTCCACTTCTTCCTCGACCAGAACATCTGCAAAAATGACGCTATGGTTGATCCAATCCTGAATGAGCTCAGATAGCCCCTGAATCTCATGGGATGGATACGTGGCATGCAAACGTGCATACTTGAGTAACTTTTCGTTTTGCTTCATTAATTCTGCGAACAAACTGTTTTCTCCGCCTTGGATACGCACAGGCATCGTGTTTATGAATGCCCCTGTCACTGCTTCTGTATTTGCCATATCAGCCGCCTGACCTACTAAATGTACGCTGCCGAACACGACGTCCTCAGTTCCGTTATATCTTTGCAGTAAAATCCCCCATGCCGTCTGTAGTAACGTACTGACCGATACCTCTTCCTGCTCGGCGATTCGTCGTATTCCGGCGGTCAGCTCCATACCCAGATCCAGGTTTACATACTCCGCCTGATATGTTGTCTGATTCTGCTTTTTAGCCTGCGGTAAATGGGCTTGTTCCTCGTACCCGGCCAGATAGTTGCTCCAGTAGCGTAATGCTTTTTGGCGTTCTTGATGCTCTTTCAGAACAGGCACCGTTTCTTCCGTTGTGACCCATTCCAGCTCTCCAAGTGATAGATCCGGGTTCACCACAACAGTCTCCACCAATCGTACAAAGTGGCGCGTCATCTGCTCTACTGTTTCCCGCTGATATAGCGATGTCGCATACTCTAATCCGAACTGAATACCCGCTTCTCCCTCACTGGCTTCCAGCGTCAAATCAAACTTTGCCGGGGCTTGCTCCATCCCATATGGACGGAAGCTCAGGTCAGCCAGCTTCAACTCGTTTTGCTCCGTGTTTTGCAACACAAACATCGTATCAAACAGCGGATTGCGGCTCATGTCACGCTTCACCTTCAGCTTGTCCACCAGTTCCTCAAATGGATAGTCTTGATGCTCATACGCCTTCAATGCATGTTTCTTCACATTCTCCACATAGCTACGGAATGTTTGCCCTGCGGTTGGGTAATTACGCATAGCCAGCGTCCCAACGAACATTCCAATGACTGGCTCCAGATCCGCATGCGGTCGGCCGGCTATCGGGCTACCTACAATAATATCCTCCTGCCCGGTGTACTGATGCAGCAATGCTGTATAGGCTGCCAACAGCACCATGTACAGCGTCGAGCCTGTTTCGGCCGCCAGCTCTTTCAGGCGCTGGCTGACCTTCCCGTCCAATTCGAATTCCACTGTAGCCCCTGCTGTACTTCGCACCTCTGGACGAGCAAAATCAGTCGCTAGGTTCAAAACGGGTATCTCACCATCAAAGGTGTTCAGCCAATACGCTTCCTGTTGCTTTAACCAGCCCTGCTGCACTCCATTTTGCTGCCATACGGCATAGTCTCTATATTGTATCCGTAATGGAGATAACTTTTCATCGTTGTACAAGCGGACTAATTCATTGGCCAAAATATTGGTTGATACGCCATCCGAAATAATATGGTGCATGTCCAGCATCAACAGATACTGCGGTACTTTTTTTCTCCTTGTACGCCCAAATCCAATAATCCCACTCGTAGCAGCGGAGCGGATTGTAAATCAAACGGACGCACAAAAGAACGAATACGTTTTTTTATGTTCGCACCTACAGCAAGCAAATCCTTTAAGGCACGATTTTCTAGTAATTTGCTATATTCGACCTCGAACAATACAGTATCGTGAATCCGCTGCATCGGCTTGTTGTCCACCATTTCAAAACTAGTACGGAGGGTGGCATGACGTGAGATCAACTGATGAAACACTTCTTCTAACCTTTTAACATTGAGGGGTCCACTCACCTGGAACGCAGCGTACATATTGTAATTCACATCGTTAGGATCAAGTTGTTGCAGCACATACATCCGTTTTTGTGCCGAGGACAACGGATAAAAGTCACGTTCTTCCGTTACCGAAACCGACACATACGCCACCTGATTGAGATCTTTAAGCACTACCGCCAGTTGTTCAATTGTCGGCGCTTCAAAAATAACTCGTAATGAGATAGATTTGTTAAGTTCTTTGTGAATCTTTGAAACCAGCGTCATCGCACGTAGAGAATGTCCGCCGATCTCAAAAAAGTTATCTTTAACACCAATTTTATCCAATCCAAGCACATATTGCCATATTTTTACCAACTTCGATTCCGCCTCCGTACGCGGCTCAGCATAATCTGCTCCGCTTTGCAGGCTGTCTTCCGGTGCTGGCAGTGACTTCCGATCAATTTTTCCGTTCGAGGTCAGCGGAATATGCTCCAACTGTACGAAGTATGCAGGCACCATATAATTTGGAAGTTCCTTAGCTAGCAAGCTGCGCAATTCACCCGCATCCACATCTTGTTCAGCTACATAATAGGCAACCAGTTGGTTTTGTCCTTGATTGTCTTCATGGACTAATACGACGACCTCTTGCACATCAGCCACCTTCATCAGGTTGGTCTCAACTTCACCCAATTCAATCCGATAACCCCGAATTTTCACCTGATGATCAACCCGGCCCAAATACTCTATATTCCCATCTGGTAGCCAGCGTGCTAAATCGCCCGTCCGATACATCCGTTCATAGTTCGCTTCACCACCAGCAAACGGATTTGGCACAAATTTTTCAACCGTCAGCTCTGGTCGGTTCAGATACCCTCGGGCTACGCCAACACCGCTGATACATAGCTCACCGAGTACCCCTATTGGTTGAAGCTTCCCATGCTCGTTCAGAATATATGCGCGCGTATTGTGAATAGGTTTACCCAAATTTACTGCTATTTCTGGTTCACACACGGAAGCCAGTACATCAATGGTTGTTTCCGTCGGTCCATAATGATTATTCAGAATGTATCCTTTGCTCACTATTTTTTCCTTTAATGAATCTTCCAACCGTTCTCCACCGCAGATTAACGTATCTAAGCAAGGTATTTTGGCATCTTCAGATAAAAATGCTCTCATCAGAGCCGGTGGAATGTCTAGTACCCTGATATTATGAGTCTTAATATATTCGGTCAGTAGCTGCTTACTCAGCAGCGTTGCACGCCGGATACAATGCAGCTTGCCCCCATGCAGCAACGTCCCAAAGATCTGCTCAATACTTGGATCAAATGTATATTCTGCCGTCAGGATCATATCAAGTCCACCACTTATTGCGTAACGTTCCGAAAACCAGCTCACCGTATTAATTGCACTACGATGGTTGACCATGACCCCTTTCGGCTGTCCAGTCGTTCCTGAGGTATATAGTACGTATATCAGATGATCCACCCTGTCTGTGGACATCATCAAATTAGAGCCATCTGCACAATATATTCTGGAATCATCCAGTTCAAGAGTAATCCCGTTAAATGATATTCGTTCAGTAAATGCCCGTTGTGTCAGTACAATCTGCGCATCGAAGTCCTCCAACATATAATGGATACGTTCTGCTGGATATTCCGGGTCTATCGGTACATAAGCACCACCTGCTTTGAGAACTGCCAGTATACCAACGATCATCTCAATAGATCGTTCCACAAGTAGTCCAATTCGCTGCTCTGGCTGTACACCATAAGAACGGAGTGTTCTTGCCAATTGATTGGCGCGCTCATTCAACTCACGGTATGTCAGTTGTTCACCCTCAAAAAATAAGGCTACCTGTTCTGGCGTTTGCAAGACTTGCGCTTCGAACAAACCTTGAATTGTTTGCTCGCTTGGATATTCCACCGCCGTATTTCCCCAAACATCCAAAATTTGCTCGCGCTCCTGTTCCGTCACAATATCCAGTTCATTCACCAGGATATCCGGGTTTAGCACCACTTGCTTCAGCAGTTGCATCAAATGTCCCTGAATTTGCTCCATATGTTCGTGATCAAATACCAGGGCGTTATAAATAGCTCTCATTTGTATCGTTTTTCCCGGCACTACAACCAGATTAAAGTCATAATTTGTCTGCTTTATCCAATCGATTTCGTCAATACAATAGCGATCCTCATCGCTATCACCCAGTTGCTGAATTTCTTTCTCTACTGATACACGATCAAAAATAAGGATGTGATTAATTAAATCGTGATTTTGCTCTGACATCGCCTCAATTTCTTCGAGTGAATACACTTTATGGGCAAGGTTGGCCATAAAAAGCATTTGTTGTTGCTTGATCTCTTCCAAAAATCGACTATTATGACTAGTTCTAATGCGCACAGGTACAGTATTTATTTGCAGATCGAGGGCTTGCTCTTCATTCCGTACCACAGATGTGCTTTCTAAAGCCACACTACCAAACACTACATCATCCGTACTGTTATATTTTTGCAGCAGAAGTCCCCACACCGTTTGCACCAGTATTTGGATGGTTACCTCATATTCCTGAGCAATCCGTTGCAGCCCGCCCATCATGTCTGCATCC carries:
- a CDS encoding non-ribosomal peptide synthetase; translation: MLDMHHIISDGVSTNILANELVRLYNDEKLSPLRIQYRDYAVWQQNGVQQGWLKQQEAYWLNTFDGEIPVLNLATDFARPEVRSTAGATVEFELDGKVSQRLKELAAETGSTLYMVLLAAYTALLHQYTGQEDIIVGSPIAGRPHADLEPVIGMFVGTLAMRNYPTAGQTFRSYVENVKKHALKAYEHQDYPFEELVDKLKVKRDMSRNPLFDTMFVLQNTEQNELKLADLSFRPYGMEQAPAKFDLTLEASEGEAGIQFGLEYATSLYQRETVEQMTRHFVRLVETVVVNPDLSLGELEWVTTEETVPVLKEHQERQKALRYWSNYLAGYEEQAHLPQAKKQNQTTYQAEYVNLDLGMELTAGIRRIAEQEEVSVSTLLQTAWGILLQRYNGTEDVVFGSVHLVGQAADMANTEAVTGAFINTMPVRIQGGENSLFAELMKQNEKLLKYARLHATYPSHEIQGLSELIQDWINHSVIFADVLVEEEVEHMSDGEEFDLSLWTAKVAKSTNDNFNLAVLSGKTIQMSFGYNALAFDRASVKQIQGHLVQLLEQVVTNPNIQINELDIVTSQEREQILRVWGNTAMEFPREQTVHDLFEVQVLQTPEKVALYFEGEQLTYRELNERANSLARVLRTQGVGPDKLVGLMVQRSAEMMIGLLAVLKAGGAYVPIDPEYPSARIEYVLGDSGATVLLTSRDLVEGHSYSANTYFVEDEELYQGETTNLEVIAQPDHLAYVIYTSGSTGNPKGVMLQHRSVLNFITGMQGVFDIAADKTILSLTTISFDIFVLETILPLLSGMTVVIGDRRHQTDPQELGELIATHHIDMLQMTPSRLQMLLDHDEGAHALQGVQEVLVGGEAISPKLLNRLQSINGLRIYNMYGPTETTVWSTVQELTTANRIDIGRPIANTQIYIINTQGRLQPVGIPGELCIGGEGLARGYWNREDLTAEKFVNNPFSPGTRMYRTGDLARWNPDGSLEFIGRIDHQVKVRGFRIELGEVESQILKMEDVQKAVVLAHEDKQGENQLVAYYVAEREVSSSELRSLLAKELPNYMVPTYFVQLEHIPLTPNGKIDRKALPAPEGKLQDGIEHIAPRTWVESKLAMIWKEILDLAQVSVKDNFFEIGGHSLRATTLVSKIHKELNKSLPLRSIFEAPTIEQLAEVMDGLDQLAYASIPLAEERSFYPLSSAQKRMYVLQQLESNNVNYNMPAVLQVSGPLNVERVEEVFCQLIERHASLRTRFEMIGNEPVQLIEDGVSFEVEYAKIRVEGDPRDVAHAQAVNQKVQERIQAFVRSFNLETAPLLRVALLDLGEHGTKQEAQHFLMLDMHHIISDGVSAGGLTDEFVRLYSGEELSPLRIQYKDYAVWQQNEAQQAWIKRQEAYWLDTFDGELPVLNLATDFARPEVRSTAGATVEFELDGKVSQRLKELAAETGSTLYMVLLAAYTALLHQYTGQEDIIVGSPIAGRPHADLEPVIGMFVGTLAMRNYPTAGQTFRSYVENVKKHALKAYEHQDYPFEELVDKLKVKRDMSRNPLFDTMFVLQNTEQNELKLADLSFRPYGMEQAPAKFDLTLEASEGEAGIQFGLEYATSLYQRETVEQMTRHFVRLVETVVVNPDLSLGELEWVTTEETVPVLKEHQERQKALRYWSNYLAGYEEQAHLPQAKKQNQTTYQAEYVNLDLGMELTAGIRRIAEQEEVSVSTLLQAAWGILLQRYNGTEDVVFGSVHLVGQAADMANTEAVTGAFINTMPVRIQGGENSLFTELMKQNEKLLKYARVHATYPPHENQGLSELIQDWINHSVIFADVLVEEEVEHMSDGEEFDLSLWTAKVAKSTTDDFNLAVLPGKTIQMSFSYNALVFDRTSVEQIQGHLVQLLEQVVAKPDIRVRELDIVTEQEREQILAIWGDTAAEYAHEQTIHGLFEAQVLQTPEQIALYFEGEQLTYRELNKRANQLARTLRSYGVQSDQRIGLLVERSIEMIVSILAVLKAGGAYVPIDPTYPQERIQYMLEDSGTKLLLTQSHLVEKGMFEGQVLVLNGKTSIYHKDGSNLDSVSGSNNLAYVIYTSGTTGQPKGVMLEHRGLSNLKTYFDQTLQIISSDHVLLFASYSFDASCWEIFQGLFSGATLYVPTQETILNYEWFEKYMSEHRITVATLPPTYTVYLEPARMPDLRILVTAGSAASIELVLKWKEKVAYYNAYGPTENSVATSVWSVSEDPRAEDLITIGRPIPNHRVYMVDAHGRLAPVGVPGELCVSGPGLARGYLDRPELTAEKFVKNPFSSGEASYERMYRTGDLARWMPDGNIEYLGRIDHQVKIRGYRIELGEVEAQILKMESVQEVIVLASTDEQGPDQLVAYYVAEREVSVSELRNTLLKNLPNYMVPSYLMQLQYMPLTPNGKIDRKALPLPKGTGSWNEEYVAPRNALEQQLVELWQTVLGAEKVGIDNNFFELGGQSLKAILLVSKAQEKGIYLGIHQVLQHQTIRGLSDLLQAERCDTHHNTSWISSITEAEQWISNTFDVQALLQFVSVDEQDYLFLQVHPFRADQVDKIVAFIPSHVHPDLHPHYIVPMGGEDAGQSIEALLTMITITDDEQEDVLHSQSMEFISIIDEMNATWNGSLLSSEAIGQFPPAPAQHYHLQHPASSGTVIHLNHYVDKQRLSTAVQQLMRRHELLRSVLIQSDGGWAWEVRSIPENLSLPMVDLSAYPIPTQRKLLSSIMSHLYFEPYEQTKSLQYRIALIRLNLREHLLLLPCSHIIFDGTSSMILESQLLEEYEDPQLEHTAEVFHYMDYVKHIRQGPQGMSDQQIVEQYKLQSFVENTSQIYKLTREFKYGQMTTYQWDITLPSISMQNDSVNLWEISLQMAFRFFSIYFQKSEIPLWLTQYGRQYGDRNYFESVGEYIDHIPVLLHKEEMPSYHAVIKKQLSVAANHHLNFFNLIFNEEMEPIYPQASSMLKKGLGQLPIVFNYLGEMQEASKMLSTLNRSTTLVDGEEVIFFEAAHTGAVLQIFLRLPYEEKHEDIYRILQAANDKIISDLAIRQ
- a CDS encoding amino acid adenylation domain-containing protein; this translates as MYKKIRDTMTFEIPFSRIPQEEAAQARISFIRPFYLDKAPLLRIKLFEFIQGGFMLLMDMHHIIADGFSMTIMMDEIIRRYQGRELADIQLHYKDFVAWKQQQITSSKWKEHRPYWLGALNGELPVLQMPTDFSRPQTQSFEGDSLTVTLDGKLAKSLYQLAQNTESTLFMVLLAAYNVLLAKYSGQEDIIVGSPVAGREHVDTQAMIGMFVNTLALRNYPHSTLTFQSFLQEVKQSTLLALEHQEYPFDELVDQLELVRDVSRNPVFDTMFSLQNVGMNTLEVEGVQFKPEEYNVGVAQVDFSLLVTEEQDRVTLVWEYATKLFKPETIRKLAEHYIKILETITQDSRLRLADMNILSDNEEQLILSRLNEMSTLNTLAKSRHIDYSDYKDHNAALNYWRAYLKEYEGQSRLPQARMNKTWSRQTEHHDFHLDADMMGGLQRIAQEYEVTIQILVQTVWGLLLQKYNSTDDVVFGSVALESTSVVRNEEQALDLQINTVPVRIRTSHNSRFLEEIKQQQMLFMANLAHKVYSLEEIEAMSEQNHDLINHILIFDRVSVEKEIQQLGDSDEDRYCIDEIDWIKQTNYDFNLVVVPGKTIQMRAIYNALVFDHEHMEQIQGHLMQLLKQVVLNPDILVNELDIVTEQEREQILDVWGNTAVEYPSEQTIQGLFEAQVLQTPEQVALFFEGEQLTYRELNERANQLARTLRSYGVQPEQRIGLLVERSIEMIVGILAVLKAGGAYVPIDPEYPAERIHYMLEDFDAQIVLTQRAFTERISFNGITLELDDSRIYCADGSNLMMSTDRVDHLIYVLYTSGTTGQPKGVMVNHRSAINTVSWFSERYAISGGLDMILTAEYTFDPSIEQIFGTLLHGGKLHCIRRATLLSKQLLTEYIKTHNIRVLDIPPALMRAFLSEDAKIPCLDTLICGGERLEDSLKEKIVSKGYILNNHYGPTETTIDVLASVCEPEIAVNLGKPIHNTRAYILNEHGKLQPIGVLGELCISGVGVARGYLNRPELTVEKFVPNPFAGGEANYERMYRTGDLARWLPDGNIEYLGRVDHQVKIRGYRIELGEVETNLMKVADVQEVVVLVHEDNQGQNQLVAYYVAEQDVDAGELRSLLAKELPNYMVPAYFVQLEHIPLTSNGKIDRKSLPAPEDSLQSGADYAEPRTEAESKLVKIWQYVLGLDKIGVKDNFFEIGGHSLRAMTLVSKIHKELNKSISLRVIFEAPTIEQLAVVLKDLNQVAYVSVSVTEERDFYPLSSAQKRMYVLQQLDPNDVNYNMYAAFQVSGPLNVKRLEEVFHQLISRHATLRTSFEMVDNKPMQRIHDTVLFEVEYSKLLENRALKDLLAVGANIKKRIRSFVRPFDLQSAPLLRVGLLDLGVQGEKKYRSIC